From a region of the Rhinolophus sinicus isolate RSC01 linkage group LG04, ASM3656204v1, whole genome shotgun sequence genome:
- the NPAP1 gene encoding nuclear pore-associated protein 1, with translation MGNLFSKVLLLFRHRTLCGGHRIWRCGRRPVLFPAFRDDGPPGRNHPAAPAHALRHGFSHPGRVRLSTASQTQWTRRACIPQAIYSFLRSLPLVTWKNPPKTPVLPTSNSRMFGPSRTIFIPPSMRKFTRPRSPPEQVVKSTMPVPSSTIPLPCSKVLEVKIQEEPKKEMAENEEHRVVTNEQDDQNSHQGGRDLPLTTRPPKTDGVVISIERSPGPLAGGPRHSQCSLSENAQMPPAKPDSRPAVPSAPSVGRPARDVAPPPKLYSGPAVLSAPSACCSLLPKRPTKEVLGEDHVQISPDPFMSGKETHSPKPSDVPSRSSSLVSASSRRHKHKMPMPLSLPLPPLQWDRGNLPVPCKLPCLAFDRNLDTLMIPTCRWNKIVEDKTKVKANCSATQSVPSFTPPGVVTDSLPQATYTGQVPATAPNSADLSVGPPTKSVPTHVTQNIDHFPLPIHSHSLPPLSSNHIWGIPSNRNGGRLHSVITTSISDLSTPAMTSFQPPSCNNESPIPMCVDSPPPALSLPTPLPVPSASLPLALPTNSVAVSSTSANGSASHSGQSTSDSDVTDMDTTPPPPFEVFVFTAASCPSRRSCKSQVCCKPQVYCRVANPPKSVTSTDPSASKYLRLVPNYSGSPQTTPQGTSRTSGNRKSKTSLLSAAVSTTNAPLVNSAVTQAPANNTSANPIKDWEPMDTTPPP, from the coding sequence ATGGGCAATTTATTTTCTAAGGTACTACTTCTATTCCGCCACCGTACATTGTGTGGCGGCCATCGAATCTGGCGTTGTGGCCGTCGCCCGGTGCTTTTCCCTGCCTTCCGCGACGATGGCCCACCTGGCCGGAACCACCCTGCCGCTCCAGCGCATGCCCTCCGCCATGGTTTCAGCCACCCGGGTCGTGTGCGGTTATCAACGGCCTCCCAGACCCAGTGGACCAGGAGGGCATGTATACCACAGGCCATATATTCCTTTCTGAGGAGCCTCCCCTTGGTGACCTGGAAAAATCCTCCAAAGACACCTGTACTGCCTACCTCTAATTCCAGGATGTTCGGCCCCTCGAGAACTATATTTATCCCTCCTTCAATGCGAAAATTTACTCGCCCGCGTTCACCACCTGAGCAGGTAGTCAAGTCTACGATGCCAGTACCATCCAGTACCATCCCACTTCCTTGCTCAAAGGTGCTTGAGGTGAAGATCCAAGAAGAGCCCAAAAAAGAGATGGCAGAAAATGAAGAGCATCGTGTGGTGACCAACGAGCAGGACGATCAGAACAGCCACCAGGGTGGTAGGGATCTGCCTTTAACAACCAGGCCCCCGAAGACTGACGGAGTCGTCATTTCCATCGAGCGCAGTCCTGGGCCTCTGGCCGGCGGTCCCAGGCACTCACAGTGCAGCTTGAGTGAGAATGCCCAGATGCCACCTGCAAAGCCTGATTCCAGACCAGCAGTGCCCTCGGCCCCAAGCGTAGGCAGACCTGCTAGAGACGTCGCACCCCCTCCAAAGCTTTATTCCGGACCAGCAGTTCTCTCGGCCCCAAGCGCATGCTGCTCCCTGCTGCCAAAGAGACCCACAAAGGAAGTGCTGGGTGAAGACCATGTGCAGATCAGTCCAGACCCATTCATGTCGGGTAAGGAGACTCACAGCCCAAAACCTTCAGACGTCCCATCCAGGAGCTCTTCACTAGTATCTGCCAGCAGTAGGCGCCACAAACACAAAATGCCCATGCCACTTTCGCTACCCCTGCCACCACTGCAGTGGGATAGAGGGAATCTTCCTGTACCATGTAAGCTTCCTTGCTTAGCTTTTGACAGAAACCTGGATACCTTGATGATCCCTACATGTCGGTGGAATAAGATCGTGGAGGATAAAACCAAGGTCAAGGCAAACTGCAGTGCCACTCAGTCTGTCCCTTCTTTTACCCCACCTGGGGTGGTTACAGACTCCCTGCCTCAGGCTACTTACACTGGGCAGGTCCCAGCTACTGCCCCCAACTCAGCTGACCTATCAGTCGGGCCCCCAACCAAGTCTGTCCCTACACATGTAACACAAAATATTGATCACTTTCCTCTTCCTATTCACTCCCATTCTCTTCCACCTCTTAGTTCTAATCACATTTGGGGAATTCCATCTAATAGGAATGGAGGCCGTTTACATTCAGTCATAACTACATCTATTTCTGACCTCTCCACACCTGCTATGACCTCCTTCCAGCCGCCCTCCTGCAACAATGAATCCCCGATCCCTATGTGTGTAGATTCTCCTCCCCCTGCTTTATCCTTACCCACCCCTCTTCCAGTCCCTTCTGCCAGTCTCCCTCTTGCCCTACCCACCAACTCTGTGGCCGTCTCTTCTACCTCAGCCAATGGGTCTGCCAGTCATTCCGGCCAGTCTACTTCAGATTCTGATGTCACTGACATGGACACgactcctcctccccctttcGAGGTGTTTGTATTCACAGCTGCCTCATGCCCCAGCAGGAGGTCTTGCAAATCTCAAGTCTGTTGTAAACCTCAAGTCTATTGCCGTGTGGCAAACCCTCCTAAGTCAGTCACCTCCACTGACCCATCTGCATCGAAGTATCTCCGCCTTGTTCCTAATTATTCAGGTAGCCCCCAAACCACCCCTCAAGGCACATCAAGGACCTCTGGTAATAGGAAAAGTAAAACCTCACTCCTCAGCGCTGCTGTTAGCACTACAAATGCACCCCTCGTGAACTCTGCAGTCACCCAAGCTCCAGCAAACAACACCTCTGCAAACCCTATCAAGGACTGGGAACCTATGGACACCACGCCTCCTCCCTAG